The following are encoded together in the Actinoplanes sp. N902-109 genome:
- a CDS encoding P-II family nitrogen regulator, giving the protein MKLVTAVIKPYQLDAVKEALHALGVAGLTVSEVQGYGRQKGHTEVYRGAEYTVEFLPKIKVEVLTDEIDVEKVVDAVITAARTGKIGDGKVWVTGVDDVVRVRTGERGLDAL; this is encoded by the coding sequence ATGAAGCTGGTGACCGCGGTCATCAAGCCGTACCAGCTCGACGCGGTGAAGGAGGCTCTGCACGCCCTGGGCGTCGCCGGCCTGACCGTGAGCGAGGTACAGGGGTACGGGCGTCAGAAGGGGCACACCGAGGTGTACCGGGGAGCCGAGTACACGGTGGAGTTCCTGCCGAAGATCAAGGTCGAGGTGCTGACCGACGAGATCGACGTCGAGAAGGTCGTCGACGCGGTGATCACCGCGGCGCGGACCGGCAAGATCGGTGACGGCAAGGTGTGGGTCACCGGCGTCGACGACGTCGTCCGGGTCCGCACCGGCGAGCGTGGACTCGACGCGCTCTGA
- a CDS encoding ammonium transporter, which translates to MEINTGNTAWLLLSSALVLLMTPGLALFYGGLNRSKGTLNMMMMSFSCIGLISVLWVLYGFTLSFGTNDSAGFNNILGSFTQYWGTGTSWIGEEWMVAGAGTGIPTYVFMVFQMMFAIITVALISGSLSDRLKFGGWVLFALGWFTIVYVPVAHWVWGGGWIGAKLGALDFAGGTAVHINAGAAALGVALVLGKRIGWPRENMRPHNVPFVALGAGLLWFGWFGFNAGSELTVDGVTAVAFVNTQVATAAALLGWVIVEWLRDGKPTLVGASSGAVAGLVAITPACGFIAPLPAALLGIIAGAVCALAVGLKYKLGYDDSLDVVGVHFVGGWIGSLSIGFFATTQVNAVATRESLFYGGGVDQLWRQFVGSAAVTVFSFAVAAILALVLKAAKVLRVSDEAEVGGIDIADHGETAYDLTPAGGSGGGGAFAMAGIGHGAAVDADGKADVSQKVAG; encoded by the coding sequence GTGGAGATCAACACTGGCAATACCGCCTGGTTGCTCCTGTCGTCTGCGCTCGTATTGCTCATGACTCCGGGTCTGGCGCTGTTCTACGGTGGCCTCAACCGGTCCAAGGGCACCCTCAACATGATGATGATGAGCTTCTCGTGCATCGGGCTCATCTCCGTGCTCTGGGTGCTGTATGGCTTCACCCTCTCGTTCGGCACGAACGACAGTGCCGGCTTCAACAACATTCTCGGCAGCTTCACCCAGTACTGGGGCACCGGCACCAGCTGGATCGGCGAGGAGTGGATGGTCGCGGGCGCCGGCACCGGCATCCCGACCTACGTCTTCATGGTGTTCCAGATGATGTTCGCCATCATCACGGTCGCCCTGATCAGCGGTTCCCTCTCGGACCGCCTCAAGTTCGGCGGCTGGGTGCTGTTCGCGCTGGGCTGGTTCACCATCGTCTACGTGCCGGTCGCGCACTGGGTCTGGGGCGGCGGCTGGATCGGCGCCAAGCTGGGCGCGCTCGACTTCGCCGGTGGCACCGCCGTCCACATCAACGCCGGTGCTGCCGCGCTCGGTGTGGCTCTCGTGCTCGGCAAGCGCATCGGCTGGCCGCGGGAGAACATGCGCCCGCACAACGTGCCGTTCGTCGCGCTCGGCGCCGGTCTGCTGTGGTTCGGCTGGTTCGGCTTCAACGCCGGTTCCGAGCTGACCGTCGACGGCGTCACCGCCGTCGCGTTCGTCAACACCCAGGTGGCCACGGCCGCCGCCCTGCTCGGCTGGGTCATCGTCGAGTGGCTGCGGGACGGCAAGCCCACCCTGGTCGGCGCCTCCTCCGGCGCGGTCGCAGGTCTGGTCGCCATCACCCCGGCCTGTGGCTTCATCGCCCCGCTGCCCGCGGCGCTGCTCGGCATCATCGCCGGTGCGGTCTGCGCCCTGGCCGTCGGCCTGAAGTACAAGCTCGGCTACGACGACTCGCTCGACGTGGTCGGCGTCCACTTCGTCGGTGGGTGGATCGGCTCGCTGAGCATCGGCTTCTTCGCCACCACCCAGGTCAACGCGGTGGCGACCCGGGAGAGCCTGTTCTACGGCGGTGGCGTGGACCAGCTCTGGCGGCAGTTCGTCGGCAGCGCCGCGGTCACCGTGTTCTCCTTCGCGGTGGCAGCGATCCTCGCGCTCGTCCTCAAGGCGGCCAAGGTGCTGCGGGTCAGCGACGAGGCCGAGGTCGGCGGCATCGACATCGCCGACCACGGTGAGACGGCCTACGACCTCACCCCGGCCGGTGGTTCCGGTGGCGGTGGCGCGTTCGCCATGGCAGGCATCGGGCACGGCGCGGCGGTCGACGCCGACGGCAAGGCCGATGTCAGCCAGAAGGTCGCCGGTTAA
- a CDS encoding aminoglycoside phosphotransferase family protein, which translates to MTQEPVREIPLHGGNVSTVSKVGDTVRRNAGPWTPAVHSLLNHLQRVGFTGSPHALGMDDRGREVLSYLDGECGEYPLAPHWTTEEALVTVATMLRMFHDAQYGFQPPPGAVWRSFGPPPPDTEVICHHDAAPHNVVWRPDGTLALIDFDLASPGARIYDVAYAAWTWVPLFSDRDSYTLGWKRPNRPRRLRLFADAYGLIPRDRHRLVRTIRKRIVDHVEGIRRMAAAGDPAFVRIVHKGHLRRPMRDLRLLDYERHTLEYALR; encoded by the coding sequence GTGACGCAGGAACCCGTCCGCGAGATCCCTCTGCACGGCGGGAACGTCAGCACGGTCTCCAAGGTCGGCGACACCGTGCGCCGCAACGCGGGTCCGTGGACCCCGGCCGTGCACTCCCTGCTCAACCACCTGCAGCGGGTGGGTTTCACCGGGTCGCCACACGCGCTGGGCATGGACGACCGGGGCCGTGAGGTGCTGTCGTACCTGGACGGCGAGTGCGGCGAATACCCGCTCGCCCCGCATTGGACGACCGAGGAAGCCCTGGTCACGGTGGCCACGATGCTGCGCATGTTCCACGACGCGCAGTACGGCTTCCAGCCGCCGCCAGGTGCGGTGTGGCGCAGCTTCGGCCCCCCGCCGCCGGACACCGAGGTGATCTGTCACCACGATGCCGCCCCGCACAACGTGGTCTGGCGGCCGGACGGCACGCTCGCGCTGATCGACTTCGATCTGGCCTCGCCCGGTGCGCGGATCTACGACGTCGCCTACGCGGCGTGGACCTGGGTGCCGTTGTTCAGCGACCGGGATTCGTACACGCTGGGGTGGAAGCGGCCCAACCGGCCGCGGCGGCTGCGGCTCTTCGCCGATGCGTACGGCCTGATCCCGCGCGACCGGCACCGGCTGGTCCGCACCATCCGCAAGCGGATCGTCGACCACGTCGAGGGGATCCGGCGGATGGCGGCCGCGGGGGACCCGGCGTTCGTCCGCATCGTGCACAAGGGCCACCTGCGTCGGCCGATGCGGGATCTGCGATTGCTCGATTACGAGCGGCACACCCTCGAATACGCGCTGCGATAG
- the ftsY gene encoding signal recognition particle-docking protein FtsY codes for MEYVVASLILLAVLVVGAVGLVVPRLRRRELPPGQSSAGTTTLERPPTVPAVPETETLPPLIEPAPTPVEEPPVVETPEPTAGRLVRLRARLSRSQNVFGRGLLSVLSRDHLDEDAWEEIEDSLITADVGVEATQVLVERLRERVRVLGSRTVSEVRAQLAEELTAALEPEMDRSLRTAPHEGRPAVVLVVGVNGAGKTTTCGKIARVLVADGRTVVLGAADTFRAAAAEQLATWGERVGAETVRGPEGGDPASVAFDAVKRGIDTGMDTVLIDTAGRLQNKVGLMDELGKVKRVVEKHGPVDETLLILDATTGQNGLEQARVFTEAVDVTGVVLTKLDGTAKGGIVIAVQRKLGIPVKLVGLGEGPDDLAPFEPAAFVEALLGADS; via the coding sequence ATGGAATACGTCGTCGCCTCTCTGATCCTGCTGGCGGTGCTGGTCGTCGGGGCCGTCGGCCTCGTCGTGCCGCGCCTGCGCCGGCGTGAGCTGCCCCCGGGGCAGTCGAGCGCGGGCACGACGACGCTGGAGCGGCCGCCGACCGTGCCGGCGGTGCCGGAGACCGAGACGCTGCCGCCGCTCATCGAGCCGGCACCCACGCCGGTGGAAGAGCCGCCGGTGGTCGAGACGCCCGAGCCTACCGCCGGTCGGCTGGTCCGGTTGCGCGCCCGGCTGAGCCGCTCGCAGAACGTCTTCGGGCGCGGCCTGCTCAGCGTGCTCTCCCGCGACCACCTCGACGAGGACGCGTGGGAGGAGATCGAGGACAGCCTGATCACCGCCGACGTCGGGGTCGAGGCGACCCAGGTGCTGGTGGAGCGGCTGCGTGAGCGGGTCCGGGTGCTGGGCAGCCGGACGGTGTCCGAGGTGCGTGCCCAGCTCGCCGAGGAACTCACCGCGGCGCTCGAACCGGAGATGGACCGCAGCCTCCGGACCGCCCCGCACGAGGGGCGCCCCGCGGTCGTGCTGGTCGTCGGGGTCAACGGCGCCGGCAAGACCACCACCTGCGGCAAGATCGCCCGGGTGCTGGTGGCCGACGGGCGCACGGTGGTGCTGGGTGCGGCCGACACGTTCCGGGCCGCGGCGGCCGAGCAGCTGGCCACCTGGGGCGAGCGGGTCGGTGCCGAGACCGTGCGGGGGCCCGAGGGCGGTGACCCGGCGAGCGTGGCTTTCGACGCGGTCAAGCGGGGTATCGACACCGGGATGGACACGGTGCTGATCGACACCGCGGGCCGGCTGCAGAACAAGGTCGGCCTGATGGACGAGCTGGGCAAGGTCAAGCGGGTGGTGGAGAAGCACGGCCCGGTCGACGAGACGCTGCTCATCCTCGACGCCACCACCGGTCAGAACGGCCTGGAGCAGGCGCGGGTGTTCACCGAGGCGGTCGACGTGACGGGCGTGGTGCTGACCAAGCTCGACGGCACGGCCAAGGGCGGCATCGTCATCGCCGTGCAGCGCAAGCTGGGCATCCCGGTGAAGCTGGTGGGCCTGGGCGAGGGCCCGGACGACCTGGCGCCGTTCGAGCCCGCTGCCTTTGTCGAGGCTCTGCTTGGCGCCGACAGTTAG
- a CDS encoding alkaline phosphatase D family protein: MTAYLLIGPVLRRVEADKATIWVETTAPATVRVEAEQGGAGAAPTFSAYGHHYAIVIVTGLPRGAATHYRVWLDDKQVWPLPDSPYPPSLIVTRAQDDSREPVRFVFGSCREATPQATGRRLPPDALDAYARRLMTDPHNRQLRPDLIALLGDQVYADNTSAKVRRFLRHRRAAGQHGPDDEVVSFDEYTKLYLESWRDPEVRWLLATVPSVMIFDDHEIIDDWNTSASWRQDMSARSWWPERISSGLATYWIYQHLGNLSPAQLATDPLLAEVTSVPDATDLLHEFGLSVDAPESADNTDRPYQWSFALDIGRTRLVMLDNRCNRVLTPGRREMLPAAEWQWFVDQAHGDYDHLVVGSSLPWLMPPAIHHVEAWNERRADSPNARRAARAEKLRRVFDLEHWAAFMRSFDALTELFRRLGEGGPDAPPHRIGAGGAYAAPATISVLSGDVHHSYVAVADLGPTVSTPVHQLTCSPIHNQVPAFMRPLMRFSWSRAAARATRGLARAAGVPHRPVLWKRRAGPYFGNAISTLHHDGPHATVQVEGTSKDGNLFTVAQLSLDQ, encoded by the coding sequence GTGACCGCTTACCTGCTGATCGGGCCGGTGCTGCGCCGGGTCGAAGCCGACAAGGCCACCATCTGGGTGGAAACCACCGCCCCGGCCACCGTACGCGTCGAGGCCGAACAGGGCGGCGCCGGCGCCGCACCGACCTTCTCCGCGTACGGACACCACTACGCGATCGTCATCGTCACCGGTCTCCCGCGCGGGGCTGCCACGCACTACCGGGTGTGGCTCGACGACAAACAAGTCTGGCCGCTGCCCGACTCCCCCTACCCACCCAGCCTGATCGTGACCCGGGCGCAGGACGACAGCCGTGAGCCGGTCCGGTTCGTCTTCGGCTCGTGCCGGGAGGCCACCCCGCAGGCCACCGGTCGCAGGCTGCCGCCGGACGCGCTCGACGCGTACGCGCGAAGGTTGATGACCGACCCGCACAACCGGCAGCTGCGGCCGGACCTGATCGCTCTGCTGGGCGACCAGGTCTATGCCGACAACACGTCGGCCAAGGTGCGCCGCTTCCTGCGCCATCGGCGGGCGGCCGGGCAGCACGGCCCGGACGACGAGGTCGTGTCGTTCGACGAGTACACCAAGCTCTATCTCGAGTCCTGGCGTGACCCCGAGGTGCGCTGGCTGCTGGCCACCGTCCCGAGCGTGATGATCTTCGACGACCACGAGATCATCGACGACTGGAACACCTCGGCGAGCTGGCGGCAGGACATGTCGGCGCGGTCCTGGTGGCCCGAGCGGATCTCCAGCGGCCTGGCGACGTACTGGATCTATCAGCACCTGGGCAACCTGAGCCCGGCCCAGCTCGCGACGGACCCGCTGCTCGCCGAGGTCACCTCGGTCCCGGACGCGACGGACCTGCTGCACGAATTCGGCCTGTCGGTCGACGCGCCGGAGTCGGCGGACAACACCGACCGGCCGTACCAGTGGAGTTTCGCCCTCGACATCGGCCGCACCCGCCTGGTCATGCTGGACAACCGGTGCAACCGCGTCCTCACCCCCGGCCGGCGCGAGATGCTGCCGGCGGCGGAGTGGCAGTGGTTCGTCGACCAGGCCCACGGCGACTACGACCACCTCGTGGTCGGCTCGTCCCTGCCCTGGCTGATGCCCCCGGCGATCCACCACGTCGAAGCCTGGAACGAACGCCGCGCCGACTCCCCGAACGCCCGCCGGGCCGCCCGCGCGGAGAAGCTCCGCCGCGTCTTCGACCTGGAGCACTGGGCGGCGTTCATGCGCTCGTTCGACGCGCTCACCGAGCTCTTCCGCCGCCTCGGCGAGGGCGGCCCGGACGCCCCGCCGCACCGCATCGGAGCCGGTGGCGCCTACGCGGCCCCGGCCACCATCAGCGTGCTCTCCGGCGACGTCCACCACTCGTACGTCGCCGTGGCCGACCTGGGCCCCACGGTGAGCACGCCGGTGCACCAGCTGACCTGCTCCCCGATCCACAACCAGGTCCCGGCGTTCATGCGTCCGCTGATGCGCTTCAGCTGGTCCCGCGCGGCAGCCAGGGCCACCCGCGGCCTGGCCCGTGCCGCCGGTGTGCCGCACCGGCCGGTGCTCTGGAAACGCCGCGCCGGCCCCTACTTCGGCAACGCCATCAGCACCCTCCATCACGACGGCCCGCACGCCACCGTCCAGGTCGAAGGCACATCGAAGGACGGCAACCTCTTCACCGTTGCGCAGTTGTCACTCGACCAGTAG